A portion of the Lolium rigidum isolate FL_2022 chromosome 1, APGP_CSIRO_Lrig_0.1, whole genome shotgun sequence genome contains these proteins:
- the LOC124699764 gene encoding TBC1 domain family member 5 homolog B-like produces MPESPAGQRFAGLRGARWRADLGVLPGSPDVPTNELRRAAADSRRRYANLRRRLLIDPHISKDEEGGHDLVVENPLSQNPESTWGQYFRNAELEKMLNQDLSRLYPELGEFFHTATCQSMLERILLVWSLRYPEFGYKQGMHELLAPLFYVLHIDVQHFKQVRELHEELFGDDFVGQTFPDRPKLNRGERKNAFEGSAAKIRSLDDLDPDTRDLLLINDAYGAEGELGIILSEKFMEHDAYCMFENLMNGLVNGEQGVVAITDFYSLSPAPESSAGLTPVREASSAIYHLLASVDSSLHSHLVELGVEPQYFALRWLRVLFGREFSLDNLLFIWDEIFSSPNDSYCTEIKSRGHYQFKVLCSSRGALILSMAVSMMLHLRSSLLGSEHATSCLVRLLNFPDDIDLKNLIEKAKLLQSFALERNLPTSLTGKSPLTPPNYWEETWKTLQMSVDKTSGGPIARMKGRGLLRRSNTESNVSRTKDAKSGNSILTSTSQSIVDVPHNADIVPDNLVNSLSPMPIEHQKDRVNQGTEIIRSTSNSLCEVGAIDGSSSAGMKNREAREYIARSRKTSFRRRTDHGHDTRHTEEPCVSHDVKVVNEPDPLSVQNCKIDEPGQTNGKIDEVSITNKTSESVDYQPTPERSLSFDAGPSLNVVDKELIGTLRSFGDSMVENIQVIELFFQPNLRLASEAGSTEQAKALAALEELRKISDRLRRI; encoded by the exons ATGCCGGAGTCACCGGCGGGGCAGCGTTTCGCCGGCCTCCGCGGCGCCCGGTGGCGCGCCGATCTCGGCGTCCTCCCCGGCTCCCCCGATGTCCCCACCAACgagctccgccgcgccgccgccgactccCGCCGCAG ATATGCGAATTTGCGGCGGCGGCTGTTGATTGATCCCCATATATCCAAGGATGAAGAAGGTGGCCATGATCTTGTTGTCGAGAACCCACTGTCACAGAACCCAG AAAGCACTTGGGGTCAATATTTCAGGAACGCAGAACTAGAGAAAATGCTGAACCAAGATCTGTCCCGACTCTATCCTGAATTGGGAGAATTCTTCCATACAGCCACATGTCAGTCCATGCTTGAACGTATACTGTTAGTATGGAGCCTCAGGTACCCAGAATTTGGATATAAACAAG GAATGCATGAACTTTTAGCTCCTTTGTTCTATGTCCTTCACATTGATGTGCAGCACTTCAAACAAGTCAGGGAGCTTCATGAAGAGTTATTTGGTGATGATTTTGTTGGCCAAACATTTCCAGATAGGCCAAAGCTGAACAGGGGTGAGAGGAAAAACGCTTTTGAGGGCAGTGCAGCTAAAATTAGAAGTTTGGACGATCTTGATCCTGACACCAGGGACCTCCTCTTGATAAATGATGCATATGGAGCAGAGGGTGAGCTGGGTATTATTTTATCAGAAAAGTTTATGGAACATGATGCCTATTGTATGTTTGAGAATTTGATGAACGGTTTGGTGAATGGTGAGCAAGGTGTAGTTGCTATCACTGACTTCTATTCTCTCAGTCCTGCACCAGAATCAAGCGCGGGTTTAACACCTGTAAGGGAGGCATCGTCCGCAATATATCACTTGCTTGCTAGTGTGGATTCCTCTCTTCACAGTCATCTCGTGGAGTTGGGAGTAGAACCTCAGTACTTTGCCCTACGATGGCTCCGAGTCCTATTTGGCCGCGAATTTTCACTTGACAATCTTCTGTTTATTTGGGATGAGATATTCTCTTCCCCTAACGATTCATACTGTACAGAGATAAAGAGCCGAGGACACTATCAGTTTAAAGTTTTATGTTCTTCGCGTGGTGCCCTGATTTTGTCAATGGCAGTCTCTATGATGCTTCATCTCAGATCCTCCTTGCTAGGAAGTGAACATGCGACTTCTTGCCTGGTGAGACTGTTGAATTTTCCTGATGACATCGACCTAAAGAACTTGATTGAGAAAGCCAAGCTACTTCAATCTTTTGCTTTAGAACGAAATCTTCCTACATCTCTCACAGGAAAATCTCCATTGACTCCACCAAACTATTGGGAAGAGACATGGAAGACGCTGCAGATGTCAGTAGACAAAACAAGTGGTGGTCCAATTGCTAGGATGAAGGGCAGGGGATTGCTAAGGAGGTCTAACACGGAATCAAATGTTTCCAGAACCAAGGATGCTAAATCTGGAAACAGTATTTTGACTTCAACTAGTCAGTCTATTGTTGATGTACCTCACAACGCCGATATAGTTCCGGACAATTTGGTAAACAGTTTGTCACCCATGCCTATTGAACACCAAAAGGATCGTGTTAATCAAGGTACTGAGATCATTAGGAGTACCTCAAACAGTCTATGCGAGGTAGGTGCAATTGATGGCTCCTCTTCGGCTGGAATGAAGAACCGTGAAGCTCGTGAGTACATAGCCAGGAGTAGGAAGACATCTTTCCGGCGTCGTACTGATCATGGCCATGATACCCGTCATACAGAAGAACCATGTGTttcccatgatgtaaaggtggttAATGAGCCTGATCCACTCTCTGTGCAAAATTGTAAGATTGATGAACCTGGTCAGACAAATGGTAAGATTGATGAAGTATCAATTACAAATAAAACATCTGAATCGGTGGATTATCAGCCAACTCCGGAGCGTAGTTTAAGTTTTGATGCAGGCCCAAGTTTGAATGTGGTTGATAAAGAGTTAATTGGAACGTTAAGGTCTTTTGGCGACTCAATGGTTGAAAATATTCAG GTCATTGAATTGTTTTTTCAACCAAATTTACGATTGGCCTCAGAGGCTGGAAGCACAGAGCAAGCGAAGGCGCTAGCAGCTCTCGAAGAACTCAGGAAGATCAGTGATCGTTTACGTCGTATCTAA
- the LOC124684393 gene encoding diphthamide biosynthesis protein 3-like has product MSAYDEVEIEDMEWSEELGAYTYPCPCGDLFQITLADLRLGEEIARCPSCSLFLTVVYNEEDFADAKEPPQKAAPQPVAVA; this is encoded by the coding sequence ATGTCGGCGTACGACGAGGTGGAGATCGAGGACATGGAGTGGAGCGAGGAGCTGGGGGCGTACACGTACCCGTGCCCCTGCGGGGACCTCTTCCAGATCACGCTCGCCGACCTCAGGCTCGGGGAGGAGATCGCGCGCTGCCCCTCCTGCTCGCTCTTCCTCACCGTCGTATACAACGAGGAGGACTTCGCCGACGCCAAGGAGCCGCCGCAGAAGGCGGCGCCGCAGCCAGTCGCCGTCGCCTGa
- the LOC124684394 gene encoding uncharacterized protein LOC124684394: MARVLSSRTAAALARRLGGQPGGRVLGRRANHTRRAGRAMVLEVDAAGASTSAEGASALKQRLEEAIDGAMARMSEPEWAPFRPGTSYFAPPRPAGAAMGLLELVTRGGIGVLPPQLSDDEARAVASSSRGYPCSAYYVDGHFPDEAEESAEDPDVEVEVTIEEAEPAEQG; this comes from the exons ATGGCGCGGGTGCTCTCCTCCCGGACGGCGGCGGCCCTGGCGCGGCGGCTCGGGGGCCAGCCGGGCGGGCGCGTGCTGGGCCGCCGGGCCAACCACACGCGGCGGGCGGGCCGGGCGATGGTGCTGGAGGTGGACGCGGCGGGGGCGTCGACGTCGGCGGAGGGCGCGAGCGCGCTCAAGCAGCGGCTGGAGGAGGCCATCGACGGGGCCATGGCCCGGATGTCCGAGCCCgagtgggcgcccttccgccccgGGACCTCCTACttcgcgccgccccgccccgccggCGCCGCCATGGGCCTCCTCGAGCTCGTCACCCGCGGCGGGATCGGGGTGCTCCCGCCCCAGCTCTCCGACGACGAGGCCCGCGCCGTCGCATCCTCCTCCCGCGGCTACCCCTGCTCCGCCTACTACGTCGACG GCCACTTCCCGGACGAAGCGGAGGAATCAGCAGAGGATCCGGATGTTGAAGTGGAGGTGACGATTGAGGAAGCAGAACCAGCTGAGCAGGGCTGA
- the LOC124663380 gene encoding putative clathrin assembly protein At5g57200: protein MGSGTWRKAYGALKDSTKVGLANFNSEYKDLDIAIVKATNHVECPPKERHLRRILLATTVNRPRADVAYTICTLARRLSKTKNWIVALKTLIVIHRLLREGDGTFKDDFLSYSYRGTILQIPHFKDDSSPLAWDCSAWVRLYAQYLDERVECFRVLKYDVEADRLLKLPKASGKAHSRTRTLPCPDLLDQLPALQKLLLRLISCQPEGMSCTNYLVQYALALVLKESFKIYCSINDGIINLVDMYFDMAKIDAIKALEIYKRAGQQAERLSAFYDYCKRLELARTFQFPTLRQPPCSFLVTMEEYIREAPRASITSKSVETEERSLPSDNEDETPQETEKPVEEETEEPEEPEEEPQTTADLSEEDEPQPLPTTGDLLNLDEELHPMIADLEQSNALALAIVGPGSGNNTSISQDLFAIDKSGWELALVTAPSNHTSQPAGNQLAGGFDKLLLDSLYEDTARRQQIANVTYTGSFTTNPFDPSDPFAMSSSFAPPSNVQLAMMSQQQQYYQMQQQEYYQMQQQHQMVMMPPQTYQQQQAQYATNAGLSNPFGDPFSGLVTMANPPKQSNPQ from the exons aTGGGGTCCGGCACCTGGCGCAAGGCCTACGGCGCCCTCAAGGACTCCACcaaggttggcctcgccaacttcAACAGCGAGTACAAG GATTTGGATATCGCCATCGTGAAGGCGACGAACCACGTGGAGTGCCCGCCCAAGGAGAGGCACCTGAGGA GGATACTCTTGGCGACCACGGTGAACCGCCCGCGAGCGGATGTCGCCTACACCATCTGCACATTGGCGAGGAGATTGTCCAAGACCAAGAACTGGATA GTTGCATTGAAAACATTGATAGTGATACATAGATTACTCAGAGAAGGTGATGGGACATTCAAAGATGACTTCTTGAGCTATTCGTATAGAGGAACTATTTTGCAGATTCCACATTTCAAGGATGACTCGAGCCCACTAG CTTGGGATTGCTCTGCTTGGGTCCGCCTGTATGCGCAATACCTAGATGAACGGGTTGAGTGTTTTCGGGTTCTAAAGTACGATGTTGAAGCCGATCGTCTGCTGAAATTACCCAAGGCTTCCGGCAAG GCACACAGTAGAACGAGAACACTTCCATGCCCAGACCTTTTAGATCAGTTGCCTGCGCTGCAGAAACTACTGCTCAGGCTTATTTCCTGCCAG CCTGAAGGTATGTCCTGCACAAATTACCTCGTACAGTATGCACTAGCCCTT GTCTTGAAGGAGAGCTTCAAAATATACTGTTCGATCAATGACGGCATCATCAACCTTGTTGATATG TATTTTGACATGGCCAAAATCGATGCTATCAAGGCACTTGAAATCTATAAAAGAGCTGGCCAACAG GCAGAAAGGCTTTCTGCTTTTTATGACTACTGCAAACGTCTTGAGCTGGCTAGGACTTTCCAGTTTCCTACTTTGAGGCAG CCACCTTGTTCATTCCTTGTAACTATGGAAGAGTACATAAGAGAAGCACCCCGTGCCAGCATCACGAGTAAGAGTGTG GAAACCGAGGAGCGGAGTTTACCTAGTGACAACGAAGACGAAACTCCACAGGAAACCGAGAAACCGGTGGAAGAGGAAACAGAAGAGCCCGAGGAGCCTGAAGAAGAGCCACAGACTACCGCTGACCTCTCAGAAGAAGATGAACCCCAGCCATTGCCCACAACTGGAGATCTATTA AATTTGGACGAAGAATTGCATCCCATGATTGCAGATCTTGAGCAAAGCAACGCGCTTGCTCTTGCTATTGTGGGACCAG GGAGTGGGAACAATACCTCAATTTCCCAAGACTTGTTCGCCATTGACAAATCTGGGTGGGAATTGGCACTGGTCACTGCACCAAGTAACCACACAAGTCAACCAGCTGGCAACCAATTG GCTGGAGGATTCGACAAGCTCTTGCTAGACAGCCTATATGAAGACACAGCAAGGAGACAACAAATAGCAAATGTGACCTACACCGGCAGCTTCACGACGAACCCGTTTGATCCCAGCGACCCATTCGCCATGTCCAGCAGCTTCGCGCCGCCATCAAACGTGCAGCTAGCTATGATGTCCCAGCAACAGCAGTACTACCAGATGCAGCAGCAGGAGTACTACCAGATGCAGCAGCAACACCAAATGGTGATGATGCCACCACAAACATACCAGCAGCAGCAGGCCCAGTATGCTACCAATGCCGGGCTATCCAACCCGTTCGGCGACCCATTCAGTGGCCTCGTCACCATGGCGAACCCGCCGAAGCAAAGCAATCCACAGTAG